One part of the Marispirochaeta sp. genome encodes these proteins:
- a CDS encoding potassium transporter TrkG: MHRLFSSQQFTLLAFFIVVILTGSILLVQPAAWNGSGQLSYLDAVFTSTSAVCVTGLITVDTAQYSFFGKLVIMALIQIGGLGIMSFATIFLITPSLRLSLSHQQIIQNYFVETVEHRDRHIISSIVLFTLIAEAVGAILLYTRFSAMQDSGTVFNDSVLLTSVFHSVSAFCNAGFSLFSNSLENYPEDKLVLVTVMSLIVLGGLGFVVFNDLIKRLRGKNRNLTLHSRMVLFMTVTLIFGGAVVYYFLEGHGTMAGLQEHQKWVNSFFQSVTTRTAGFNTIPQGDLSSPAKAFTLFLMFTGGAPGSIAGGVKVTTMLIVLTVIFRGTFKEGTLNIGKRQIPAETVSNAHLFILRAVTLVACGAFALTISELMIADSSWSYMDVLFEVFSAFGTVGLSTGVTPTLSSAGKMVIIFVMFAGRVGLISVTLTQSPENLRHNIEYVTERVMIG; this comes from the coding sequence GTGCACAGACTGTTTAGCTCTCAACAATTCACACTGCTGGCATTCTTTATTGTTGTAATATTGACAGGTTCGATACTGTTAGTCCAGCCCGCTGCCTGGAATGGCAGTGGACAACTATCCTATCTTGATGCCGTGTTTACTTCGACCTCTGCTGTATGCGTAACCGGTCTTATTACCGTCGATACCGCTCAGTATTCCTTTTTTGGTAAACTGGTAATAATGGCCCTTATTCAAATCGGTGGACTGGGTATTATGAGTTTTGCTACCATTTTCCTTATTACTCCGAGTCTGCGTCTATCTCTTTCTCATCAGCAGATAATACAGAATTACTTTGTAGAGACGGTAGAACATCGGGACCGGCATATAATCAGCAGTATTGTTCTCTTTACCCTGATTGCCGAAGCTGTCGGGGCTATCCTGCTCTATACCCGTTTTTCCGCCATGCAGGATTCAGGAACTGTGTTCAATGACAGTGTTTTGCTGACCTCGGTTTTTCATTCAGTTTCGGCATTTTGCAATGCCGGTTTTTCACTTTTTTCCAACAGTCTCGAGAATTACCCTGAGGACAAGCTCGTTCTTGTTACTGTTATGAGCTTGATCGTCCTTGGGGGACTTGGTTTTGTTGTGTTTAACGATCTTATTAAGCGTCTGCGTGGGAAGAACCGGAATCTTACGCTTCATTCCCGGATGGTTCTGTTTATGACTGTGACTCTTATTTTTGGCGGAGCAGTCGTCTATTATTTTCTGGAAGGTCATGGTACCATGGCCGGACTTCAGGAACACCAAAAATGGGTTAATTCGTTTTTTCAATCCGTAACGACCAGAACCGCCGGGTTTAACACAATTCCTCAAGGTGATTTATCCTCACCGGCGAAGGCCTTCACCTTGTTTCTCATGTTTACCGGCGGGGCCCCGGGATCGATAGCCGGGGGAGTCAAGGTAACAACCATGCTTATTGTGCTTACAGTGATCTTTCGCGGCACTTTCAAGGAAGGCACATTAAACATCGGGAAACGACAAATCCCCGCAGAAACAGTAAGCAATGCCCATCTGTTTATTCTGAGGGCAGTAACCCTGGTAGCCTGCGGAGCATTTGCCTTGACGATATCTGAATTAATGATAGCTGATTCAAGCTGGTCATATATGGATGTCCTGTTCGAAGTATTTTCTGCTTTTGGTACGGTTGGTCTGTCTACCGGAGTGACCCCTACGCTCTCTTCTGCGGGAAAAATGGTTATAATCTTTGTCATGTTTGCCGGCCGTGTCGGACTTATTTCTGTAACCCTTACTCAGTCTCCGGAGAACCTTCGTCACAACATCGAATATGTTACTGAAAGGGTTATGATAGGATAA
- a CDS encoding response regulator has translation MIRVVAIDDEVQIRRFLRICLERNDFRIYDAANGEEGLRQILNVKPDLILLDLGLPDMDGRDVLASLREWSSVPVIILSVRNTEDDIVALLNAGADDYMIKPFNTGELIARIRVALRHRNPEPAEQIFSAGVLTVDVGSREVKVEGKEIKLTPTEYALLRLFIQHAGKVLTHQQILREVWGPNMQEEYNYLRVYITQLRKKIELNPARPQVLLTEPGVGYRLKI, from the coding sequence GTGATCAGAGTAGTAGCCATCGATGATGAAGTACAAATACGACGCTTTTTGCGGATCTGCCTGGAACGTAACGATTTCAGAATATACGATGCGGCTAACGGTGAAGAGGGCTTACGCCAGATACTAAATGTAAAGCCTGATCTTATTCTGCTGGATCTCGGTTTGCCGGATATGGATGGCAGAGATGTCCTGGCATCACTGCGGGAATGGTCTTCGGTTCCGGTAATTATTCTTTCTGTGAGAAACACTGAGGATGATATTGTCGCCTTGCTGAATGCCGGTGCCGATGACTACATGATAAAACCTTTTAATACCGGTGAGCTGATTGCCAGAATTCGTGTAGCTCTGCGTCATCGAAATCCGGAACCGGCGGAACAGATATTTTCTGCAGGTGTGTTGACGGTTGACGTAGGCAGCAGAGAAGTAAAGGTGGAGGGCAAGGAAATAAAACTGACTCCTACCGAGTACGCCCTTCTTCGTCTTTTTATTCAGCATGCAGGAAAGGTTTTAACCCATCAGCAGATATTACGGGAAGTGTGGGGCCCGAATATGCAGGAAGAGTATAACTACCTGAGGGTTTACATTACCCAGCTGCGTAAAAAGATCGAACTGAACCCGGCACGTCCGCAGGTACTTTTAACTGAACCAGGTGTAGGTTATCGGCTCAAAATATAA
- a CDS encoding Ldh family oxidoreductase: MEDEMIQVHADELKTLVIQHLTATGMPEANARTVSDVLVFADLRGTHSHGVLRVEHYIQRIRKGGINLKPDLSLNKIKPAIGLIDAEGGMGHVAASTATEKAIEIASEQGIALVGVKNSSHCGALAYYVNMALEKKMASIVSANTDSAVVPFGGKNRFLGTNPFAFGFPAESGSILLDMATSEVAFGKIYYAREKGSKIPEGWAVTEDGEVTTDANAAFSLFPFGGYKGYGINMMVEALTGLLIGSVFGPHIRPMYGELETCRNLSSFHLIIDPAIFAGPEIFRTAQAMIDELHSQLPAPGYDKVMVPGEIEANTMKRSMVEGVAIPTSIYNFLKGTK; the protein is encoded by the coding sequence ATGGAAGATGAAATGATTCAGGTACATGCCGATGAACTCAAAACACTGGTAATTCAACATTTGACTGCCACCGGCATGCCCGAGGCGAATGCGCGGACCGTTTCAGATGTCCTTGTTTTTGCTGATTTACGCGGCACCCATTCCCACGGGGTTCTGCGGGTTGAGCACTATATTCAAAGGATCCGGAAAGGTGGAATTAATCTCAAACCCGATCTGAGCCTGAATAAAATAAAGCCTGCTATAGGATTAATCGACGCAGAGGGTGGCATGGGTCATGTAGCAGCATCAACCGCCACAGAGAAGGCTATAGAAATTGCCAGTGAACAGGGTATTGCCCTTGTGGGAGTAAAAAACAGCAGTCACTGTGGTGCCCTGGCGTATTATGTAAACATGGCTCTGGAAAAGAAGATGGCCTCTATAGTTTCCGCTAATACTGATTCAGCGGTTGTTCCTTTTGGAGGAAAAAACCGTTTTTTGGGGACTAATCCTTTCGCCTTCGGGTTTCCTGCTGAAAGCGGTTCCATCCTTCTGGATATGGCGACCAGCGAAGTAGCCTTCGGCAAAATCTATTACGCCCGGGAAAAGGGAAGCAAGATTCCTGAAGGCTGGGCCGTCACAGAGGATGGAGAGGTTACAACCGACGCGAACGCTGCCTTCTCTCTTTTTCCTTTTGGCGGATACAAAGGATACGGAATCAATATGATGGTAGAAGCTCTGACAGGATTGCTTATCGGCAGTGTTTTCGGCCCTCACATCAGACCAATGTACGGTGAGCTTGAAACCTGCCGAAATCTGTCCAGCTTTCACCTTATTATTGATCCAGCGATATTCGCCGGACCGGAAATCTTCAGAACAGCCCAAGCAATGATTGATGAACTCCATTCTCAGCTTCCGGCTCCCGGCTATGACAAAGTTATGGTTCCCGGGGAGATAGAAG
- a CDS encoding NAD(P)-dependent alcohol dehydrogenase, with the protein MDAYVLHGPEDLRREKRQERKPSANEVLIDVKRVGICGSDIHYYQHFRIGQFIPQAPLVLGHEFAGLVIEVGSDVKNVKVGDRVTAEPSIECGKCKYCRAGRYNLCTNLRFLGTAATIPHIDGGFAERIVVPESHCYILDESLDYGAGAMIEPLAVGANGVMRAGTVAGNRVLIVGGGTIGQMVLGVASALGATDITLADLAEYPRSFALEHGATAAIDPTEPGIIERLMAEGGFDVVFEASGAPAGLSFAYQTAAKGGRIVQIGTQPDSVTLPVNLVMSKELTVFGSMRYAHVYPMVLDLIRSGRIAVNDLISAVYPYDNMQEAMDRAVAKDKVVKIQVERK; encoded by the coding sequence GTGGATGCATACGTTCTACATGGACCAGAAGATTTACGAAGGGAAAAACGGCAGGAGAGAAAACCATCCGCCAACGAGGTCCTGATTGATGTAAAAAGAGTCGGAATATGCGGTTCGGATATTCATTATTACCAGCATTTCCGGATTGGTCAGTTTATACCACAGGCGCCCTTGGTTCTCGGTCATGAGTTTGCAGGACTTGTAATAGAGGTTGGCTCGGATGTTAAGAATGTAAAGGTGGGTGACAGGGTAACTGCAGAACCTTCGATAGAATGTGGAAAATGCAAATACTGCAGGGCCGGGCGATACAATCTCTGCACCAATCTGCGCTTTCTGGGGACCGCGGCCACTATACCTCATATTGACGGAGGATTTGCAGAGAGGATCGTCGTTCCCGAAAGCCACTGCTATATTCTCGATGAATCTCTGGACTATGGTGCCGGAGCCATGATAGAGCCTCTGGCTGTTGGCGCTAACGGTGTAATGAGGGCGGGGACAGTAGCCGGCAACAGAGTGCTTATTGTCGGAGGCGGAACAATAGGTCAGATGGTTCTGGGGGTTGCCTCAGCATTGGGCGCAACCGACATTACCCTGGCGGATCTTGCGGAATATCCCCGCAGCTTTGCCTTGGAACATGGTGCAACCGCTGCTATTGATCCCACCGAACCGGGTATTATTGAAAGACTGATGGCAGAAGGCGGCTTCGATGTAGTATTCGAGGCATCCGGAGCGCCTGCAGGGCTAAGCTTTGCCTACCAGACTGCTGCCAAAGGCGGCAGGATTGTACAAATTGGTACTCAGCCGGACAGTGTTACACTGCCGGTTAATCTGGTTATGTCTAAGGAACTGACGGTTTTCGGATCAATGCGCTATGCTCATGTCTATCCGATGGTGCTGGATCTGATCCGCTCAGGTAGAATCGCTGTAAATGATCTTATCTCAGCAGTCTATCCCTATGACAATATGCAGGAAGCCATGGATAGAGCGGTCGCCAAAGACAAGGTCGTGAAAATACAGGTCGAAAGAAAATAA
- a CDS encoding ATP-binding protein has product MKGIVDTSLDYISRYFHAKTVLFLRQESGILDRYPITIRGTDLDDKEYDCASYCFAHNKPCGRYTNSIPDVEYHYVPLCSPGNTMGVLGIRLKEQRAWTKDQEDLLLTLGRNLALSLEREMLAQEYRRNMMTAESERLSKVLLNTVSHELRTPLTTIKGSITALMDSSTVEDSNTRDELLRETLIASDRLNNIVGNLLSMSRLESGVLRLKKTWSDVNDLLSVALDHLRGELKEHPVNIHVPEDQPAVLVDFVLFVQVITNLVQNAAAYTPAGASIRIASNVIDNRFELIICDSGKGVSQPELNHLFDKFYRGSNEAPGGVGLGLAICRGIVEAHGGAIDAYNDEKEGLCVRIAIPDSIYDDSANEDEL; this is encoded by the coding sequence ATTAAAGGTATTGTCGATACCAGTCTTGATTATATTTCCCGCTATTTTCATGCAAAGACTGTACTGTTTCTGAGACAGGAATCCGGAATACTGGATCGGTATCCGATCACAATCCGTGGTACAGACCTTGATGATAAAGAATACGACTGTGCCAGTTACTGTTTTGCTCATAACAAGCCCTGCGGACGATATACAAACAGTATTCCGGATGTGGAGTATCACTATGTACCTCTTTGTAGTCCCGGGAATACAATGGGGGTTCTTGGCATACGGCTTAAGGAACAGCGTGCCTGGACAAAGGATCAGGAAGATCTTCTTCTGACTTTAGGAAGGAACCTTGCTCTTTCTTTGGAACGGGAAATGCTGGCTCAGGAATACAGGCGAAATATGATGACCGCAGAATCCGAGCGTCTTTCAAAAGTCCTGCTGAATACCGTATCTCATGAATTACGCACTCCTTTAACTACCATCAAGGGCTCAATTACGGCCTTAATGGATTCTTCTACTGTTGAAGATTCCAATACTCGGGATGAGTTGCTCAGAGAAACCTTGATTGCCTCGGATCGGCTGAATAATATTGTTGGAAACCTGTTGTCAATGAGCAGACTCGAATCGGGAGTGCTGCGACTCAAGAAAACCTGGAGTGATGTAAACGATCTGTTGAGTGTGGCCCTGGATCATCTGCGGGGAGAACTCAAGGAACATCCAGTCAATATCCATGTCCCTGAAGATCAGCCGGCAGTTTTGGTAGACTTTGTTCTCTTTGTACAGGTGATAACCAATCTGGTACAGAATGCTGCTGCCTACACACCGGCTGGAGCTTCGATTCGAATTGCATCAAATGTAATAGACAATAGATTTGAGTTAATCATCTGTGATTCCGGAAAAGGGGTTTCTCAACCGGAACTGAATCATTTGTTCGATAAGTTTTATCGTGGCAGTAACGAAGCTCCCGGAGGTGTAGGGCTTGGACTTGCCATCTGCCGCGGAATTGTAGAAGCCCACGGAGGCGCTATTGACGCGTACAACGATGAAAAGGAAGGTCTTTGTGTGCGTATTGCTATTCCTGATTCTATTTACGACGATTCTGCCAACGAGGACGAGCTGTGA
- a CDS encoding DUF4118 domain-containing protein, with protein sequence MNEDEEIIFNASENGTHSGRLNEHLLVAVSHSPNSVHLLNRTKKMVEKLNASWTALYVETGTPLRDYERDMLHKNLELARHLGAEVVSLPAEDIPGEVIHYARMKNISQIIIGKSNNGSRILHPRHKSITQRIIQDSGTIDVLVVQEKPIRYSGRWLTRFSIWNFATLPHLLSLAVVLIVTGINLIALPLIGYRSVSTIYLLTITALAFFLGKAVVWIAPTSSALLWNYLFIPPRMTFTIGDLEDVLMFVMYFVAASTTGYLTSRLKANERVLVTREEKMTLLYNFS encoded by the coding sequence ATGAATGAGGATGAAGAGATAATTTTTAACGCCTCGGAAAATGGAACCCACTCGGGAAGGCTCAATGAACACCTTCTTGTAGCCGTAAGCCACAGCCCCAATTCTGTACATCTTCTGAATAGAACAAAGAAAATGGTAGAAAAACTGAATGCAAGCTGGACCGCCCTGTATGTTGAAACCGGTACTCCCTTGCGGGATTATGAACGGGATATGCTGCATAAGAACCTGGAACTCGCGCGCCATTTAGGAGCAGAAGTAGTCTCTCTGCCTGCAGAGGATATCCCGGGAGAGGTTATCCATTACGCACGCATGAAGAACATAAGCCAGATAATTATTGGAAAGAGCAACAACGGTTCCAGAATATTACATCCACGGCATAAAAGCATTACCCAGCGCATTATACAGGACAGTGGTACTATTGATGTTCTCGTTGTTCAGGAAAAGCCGATTCGCTACTCTGGAAGATGGCTGACACGTTTTAGTATATGGAATTTTGCGACCCTTCCGCACCTGCTTTCTCTCGCCGTTGTTCTCATTGTTACGGGAATAAACCTGATTGCGCTTCCATTGATTGGGTATCGCTCAGTTTCTACAATTTACCTTCTAACGATTACTGCCCTGGCATTTTTTCTGGGTAAAGCGGTGGTCTGGATTGCTCCAACATCAAGTGCGCTACTCTGGAATTACCTGTTTATACCACCCAGGATGACTTTTACCATTGGGGACCTGGAAGATGTTCTTATGTTTGTCATGTACTTTGTTGCCGCATCAACCACCGGATATTTGACTTCCCGATTAAAGGCGAACGAGCGTGTTCTTGTCACACGGGAAGAAAAAATGACCCTTCTCTATAACTTTTCCTAA